The DNA segment CCCCATCCGGGTGAGAAACATCTTAAGCTGATTTACGGTGGTGTTTTGTGCTTCGTCAAGGATAACAAAGGCATTATCGAGTGTCCTTCCCCTCATGAATGCAAGTGGTGCAATTTGAACTGTCCCGTCTTCAATTAATGTGGCCAGCCTTTTTGGAGGCATCATATCGTGAAGGGCGTCGTATAGCGGTTGAAGGTATGGATCAAGCTTCTCTTTCATGTCTCCGGGCAGGAATCCTAAATGTTCGCCTGCTTCAACAGCCGGACGTGTCAGGATAATCCTTTTGACTTCCTTGTTTTTGAATGCTTTTACCGCAAGGGCAATAGCAGTATAGGTCTTTCCCGTACCGGCCGGGCCAATGGCAAAGATCATGTCATTGTTTTTGTATTCTTGTACCAGCCTTTTCTGATTTGGGGTTCTTGCTTTTACCGGCCTTCCTGTATTTCCATATACGAGCACTTCATCTTCATCGTCCTGCGGGGGTATTTTGGAATGGTCGATTTCTGTATCTTCGATCAAAAGGGCCAAGTCTTGTTCGCTGATATTATTGTACTTGTGGAAATAGCCAATTAATATTTCCATCTTCTTTTCAAAATATTTTACCTCTGCGGCAGTACCCAATACTTTTAGCTCATTTCCCCGGCCAATAATTTTAAGGTTGGCAAAATTTTTCTTTAAAATCTCAAAATTAATATTGTTAACCCCATAAAAAACTACAGGGTCAATGCCTTCCAAATAAATTATTTTTTCTATCATTCCCAATTAGTTAACAGATAGATATCTTTCGTTTATATTTATTAAACAGGGCAAAGTTATTATAATAAAATGAAAATAATCAGCCCTGATGTAATAATTCATGTTGTTGGTTTTATTATAATTGTATAGTTGAAATTTTTTACAATAAAATAAAAAATCCGGTGGGTTTGTCTTCTGCTGTTCAACCTTGTATCTTTGTAAAAAAATTGTGTAATGTCAATTATCACACTCACTACAGATTGGAGCCAAAATGATTATTATCTGGGCGCATTAAAGGGGAAGATATACAGCTTGTGCTCCGGCGCTGTTGTTGTTGACATTACTCATCAGATTCCGAGTTTTGATTTATCACAGGCGGCATTTATA comes from the Bacteroidota bacterium genome and includes:
- a CDS encoding PhoH family protein — its product is MIEKIIYLEGIDPVVFYGVNNINFEILKKNFANLKIIGRGNELKVLGTAAEVKYFEKKMEILIGYFHKYNNISEQDLALLIEDTEIDHSKIPPQDDEDEVLVYGNTGRPVKARTPNQKRLVQEYKNNDMIFAIGPAGTGKTYTAIALAVKAFKNKEVKRIILTRPAVEAGEHLGFLPGDMKEKLDPYLQPLYDALHDMMPPKRLATLIEDGTVQIAPLAFMRGRTLDNAFVILDEAQNTTVNQLKMFLTRMGLNAKFIITGDITQIDLPSKESSGLIQATHILKGIEGISFVRFDTSDIVRHRLVRYIVDAYDKYSSNKKKE